Part of the Bacillus cereus group sp. RP43 genome is shown below.
CTATTCTCTTCTGTAATCGCATATCGCTTCTGCAATTTTGGATGAAGCCTTTTATAAGAATCCCCTAATAATCTTTCATAAATATTAACCATATACTTATCCCTTTCTCGTCCTCTTGCAATTTTTTGCGCTTGGCAAATTAGTGCTATTTATATAACCGACAATCGATAACCCTATTAGAAGAAAATTTAATGTAATCGGATTAAACGGTTGCGTAAAACTAGCGATATTCGTCGATCCTGCCGCTAATGTTAAAACTATCAACAATATAATATGCAATATAAATAGTTTTCGCTTTTGAAGTGGCAATAGCCACATAACACCCCATATTATTTCTAAAAATCCAACTATTTTAAGTATAAAAATACTACTTTCATTCGATCCGATTAGTGCAGAAAGCATCTTTACTTCTTCTGAATGAGTAAACATCAATTTCGGTACAATCCCTTGATATAACCATACGAAGGCAAATAAAAAGCAAACAAGCCAATAAGTCATCGTTCTTCTAATTAGCAACTTAGGATGAAGCCCCTTTTCTAACCATAATTTTAAAGCATCAAAACTCCATGCAGTCGCAGAGCCTAATAAAGGCCGAAAAACATATGAATCTATCACATTCCCTATGCGACCAAACCTTGTATCATAATCATATTGCGTTTCAAAATGAATATGTTCTCCATTCAGTGTATATTTCCAATAACCTCGTCCTATTTGTATAAGTGATAACTTATTGTCTGTCCAAAATTTCAATGAGGAAATGCGTTCCCCAGTTTCTTTTCTTATTTCACCTATCGATTCCCCTTCTCCGGCTATTTCAAGCCCAAATCCGATCTTTGTTTTATATAAAAACTTCTGCGGTTCTCCCTCTTTCTTCTCTAAATAAGAAATTTCAGTAAAACGAGCATCCCACTCTGTATGTAGGTCTGGTTCTTGCGTATATTCCCATAATTTCTCCATTGTTGTTTTCATTTCTGTCGCAACATAAATAGGCCTCTTCATGCTTCCACCTCCTATACTCTATATTTTCAATGTACATGCAATACATTTATTTTGCTACATTTTTCACAAACTTTTTTTCGAAAAAGAAAGAATTTTGAAAATATATATAAAACACTTGATTCCCTGAAAAATTTAAATTATTATAAAACAAATGTTACCAACAACTTCATAAATCATACACTCTCGCCTAAAACGTGAGATAGAGGTTGCAACGCTTATAAGTATTCTAAAGGAGACACAGAGATGTCTATGAATTTAGAGGAAAGGAAGTGTTGCCGAAATTGATAAATTTCTCTGCATTTATCAATTGGGGCTGTTTTCGAATAGAAACAGAACTGTCATATGTACAGACGTGTACGTATGAAGAGCTATCTACAAAAAAGAGATATCATTTTCATGATATTCCTTTTTTGGCGGTTTTTTTATTAGCTCCGTTTTCTGTTTCCCTTTTCCTGTAACAGCACCATCCTCACTTATTTGAGATGGTGTTTTTTGTTTTTCTCTCTGGTAACTACAGGAATATTGGGATTTGTATATGTCCTAACCTATTCTTAAAAATGGACGAAAGAAGGAATTCGTAATGGAAACGATTGTACAAAAATTTGGCGGTACTTCTGTCGGAAGCGTCGAACGCATTCAACATGTAGCAAATTTAATTATTGAAGAATATGAACGAGGACATAGTATTGTCTCTGTCGTTTCAGCAATGGGAAAAAGTACGGATAAACTTGTAGCACTTGCTAACGCTATTACTGAAAATCCAAGTAAACGTGAAATGGATATGCTCCTATCTACAGGAGAACAAGTAACTATTTCATTATTAACAATGGCACTACAAACAAAAGGTTATAACGCAATTTCATTAACAGGATGGCAAGCTGGTATTACGACAGAATCTGTACATAGTAGTGCACGGATTACTGACATTAACACCACTCGTATTCAGTCTCACCTTACTGAAGGCACGATTGTTATAGTAGCTGGTTTCCAAGGAGTAAGTGAAGAAAATGAAATTACCACACTTGGCCGCGGTGGTTCTGATACGACTGCTGTTGCATTAGCTGCGGCACTAAAAGCGA
Proteins encoded:
- a CDS encoding DoxX-like family protein, with the protein product MKRPIYVATEMKTTMEKLWEYTQEPDLHTEWDARFTEISYLEKKEGEPQKFLYKTKIGFGLEIAGEGESIGEIRKETGERISSLKFWTDNKLSLIQIGRGYWKYTLNGEHIHFETQYDYDTRFGRIGNVIDSYVFRPLLGSATAWSFDALKLWLEKGLHPKLLIRRTMTYWLVCFLFAFVWLYQGIVPKLMFTHSEEVKMLSALIGSNESSIFILKIVGFLEIIWGVMWLLPLQKRKLFILHIILLIVLTLAAGSTNIASFTQPFNPITLNFLLIGLSIVGYINSTNLPSAKNCKRTRKG